The following proteins are encoded in a genomic region of Pangasianodon hypophthalmus isolate fPanHyp1 chromosome 26, fPanHyp1.pri, whole genome shotgun sequence:
- the urp2 gene encoding urotensin II-related peptide — protein MQKGCMLKLMSVVAMLILAPAVDAAPITSEVPDLQQASLRGDKKPTDPWTNGPDIHDMTTYFDGQEMTVPVRPSGSLDKATSSPHYLDKILAATNGQGQTLKIASVPVDSDGLENIVAATSGLDSQLNLGSVMDDHEIEEHAPMEESSVHKPLKLTPVSVISNKQSKTLLESKGAKRNPASSTPDRRERILHMLSALEELHRSLNSTLNSRLTIITRGNSNSRSSGKKSKMITEGNMKSTTVSSVVSKGASPRASTDLLNGKAFKKSLPSTPKKTNKRVCFWKYCSQN, from the exons ATGCAGAAAGGATGCATGCTGAAATTAATGTCAGTAGTAGCAATGTTGATTTTAGCTCCAGCTGTGGATGCTGCACCAATAACCTCAGAAGTACCAGACCTTCAACAGGCATCATTAAGAG GTGACAAGAAACCAACAGATCCTTGGACGAATGGCCCAGACATCCATGATATGACTACGTATTTTGATGGACAGGAAATGACAGTGCCTGTAAGACCTTCAGGTAGCTTAGACAAAGCCACAAGCAGTCCACATTATCTGGACAAAATATTGGCAGCAACTAACGGTCAAGGCCAAACACTGAAGATTGCTTCAGTTCCAGTTGATTCTGATGGACTAGAAAACATAGTAGCAGCAACCAGTGGTTTGGATAGCCAGCTTAACCTAGGCTCTGTAATGGATGACCATGAAATAGAGGAGCATGCGCCAATGGAAGAGAGCAGTGTTCACAAACCACTGAAGCTAACACCAGTAAGCGttatttcaaataaacaaagcaaGACTTTGTTAGAGAGCAAAGGTGCTAAGAGAAATCCAGCCAGCAGCACACCAGATAGACGAGAGAGGATTCTGCATATGCTGAGTGCTCTCGAGGAGCTTCACAGGTCACTGAACAGTACACTGAACAGCCGTCTCACCATCATAACAAGAG GTAATAGCAACAGTCGCAGTTCAGGAAAAAAGAGTAAAATG ATCACAGAGGGCAACATGAAATCAACTACAGTGTCATCTGTGGTCAGCAAAGGTGCTTCACCAAGGGCTAGCACTGATCTCCTGAATGGAAAGGCATTCAAAAAGTCTTTGCCATCAACTCCCAAGAAAACTAACAAGAGAG tttgctTCTGGAAATACTGCTCTCAAAATTAA
- the LOC113537294 gene encoding small integral membrane protein 11, with the protein MQRTKMINWRALDNVPLLFYILAAKTLLLCLAFAGAKLYQQKKAQAALKQQLEMKRKLAQETQELIDNKKDD; encoded by the exons ATGCAAAGAACGAAAATGATAAACTGGCGG GCTTTAGACAACGTTCCCTTGCTGTTCTACATTCTGGCAGCCAAGACTCTTCTCTTGTGTCTTGCTTTTGCTGGAGCTAAACTGTATCAGCAGAAGAAGGCCCAAGCAGCACTGAAACAGCAGTTGGAGATGAAGAGAAAACTTGCACAGGAAACACAAGAACTTATTGACAACAAGAAGGATGACTGA
- the LOC113537535 gene encoding chloride intracellular channel protein 5, with translation MAWFDIAAKKFGFPSIELFVKAGIDGESIGNCPFSQRLFMILWLKGVIFNVTTVDLKKKPADLQNLAPGTNPPFMTFNGEVLVDVNKIEEFLEERLTPPRYPKLAVKHPESNIAGIDVFSKFSAYIKNSHKYASNGLEKALLKSLKKLDDYLQSPLPEEIDANNPDDPGPSTRNFLDGPDLTLADCNLLPKLHIITIVAKKYRNFEIPADMKGIWRYLNSAYQREEFTSTCPAEREIEFAYMDVVKKII, from the exons ATGGCTTGGTTTGATATAGCAGCTAAAAAGTTTGGATTCCCCAGTATTGAGCTGTTTGTGAAG GCAGGAATTGATGGGGAAAGCATTGGCAACTGTCCATTCTCTCAGAGACTCTTCATGATCCTTTGGCTAAAAGGAGTCATCTTTAATGTCACAACTGTGGATCTCAAGAA GAAACCAGCTGATTTGCAAAACCTTGCACCAGGAACCAACCCACCTTTTATGACCTTTAATGGTGAAGTGTTGGTGGATGTTAACAAGATTGAGGAATTTCTCGAGGAAAGGCTTACACCGCCACG GTATCCAAAATTGGCTGTTAAACACCCAGAGTCAAACATCGCAGGAATCGATGTATTTTCCAAGTTTTCTGCCTATATCAAGAACTCTCACAAATATGCAAGCAATG GCTTGGAGAAAGCTCTGTTGAAGTCCCTGAAGAAATTGGATGATTACTTGCAGTCTCCTTTGCCAGAGGAGATTGATGCCAACAACCCTGATGACCCAGGACCATCAACACGCAATTTCCTGGATGGACCAGACCTAACTCTTGCTGACTGCAACCTGCTTCCCAAACTACACATCATCACG ATTGTTGCAAAGAAGTATAGAAATTTTGAGATTCCAGCTGACATGAAGGGGATTTGGCGATACCTGAACTCTGCCTACCAGAGGGAAGAGTTTACCAGCACCTGTCCTGCAGAACGAGAGATTGAGTTTGCTTATATGGATGTTGTCAAAAAGATAATATAA
- the LOC128317529 gene encoding uncharacterized protein LOC128317529: MSSYCLSNLSLCIIPKAKTGMDHSSEISNITVIHTDLDHLETEEEEREESELADEVDEDIGMGGEDRTTGKQTSGNQISASDLQKKAKLAPLIVHVNPGEWGTKFMDNANDTEPKEMEAPNKDLDKEVEKELEQVSELQAEVESPVATEHRPQTELQTQNRPQSNAEFFSVTTREHKEQPCLSVYEHQSQVAKARAVEKQVEGKSEILCKDPKTRVSIKMEDKPKEHSEEGQCAEKIAEQELVASSKKVAHLKQVPPVVMQKEEVKPPKRCTFDQIETKVYSPDRTDWEISLYVKVLTHVTSKY; encoded by the exons ATGTCCTCTTATTGTTTGTCAAACCTTTCTCTTTGTATTATACCTAAGGCCAAAACTGGCATGGATCATTCCTCTGAGATTTCTAATATCACAGTGATCCACACTGACTTGGACCATCTAGAGACTGAGGAGGAAGAAAGGGAAGAGTCTGAACTAGCAGATGAAGTGGATGAGGATATTGGCATGGGAGGTGAGGATAGAACAACAGGAAAGCAGACATCTGGCAACCAAATTTCTGCATCTGATTtacaaaagaaagcaaaattggccCCACTCATAGTGCATGTAAACCCGGGAGAATGGGGCACAAAGTTTATGGATAATGCTAATGATACAGAGCCTAAAGAAATGGAAGCTCCAAACAAAGATCTCGATAAAGAGGTAGAAAAGGAGCTGGAACAAGTGTCTGAATTACAGGCTGAGGTTGAGTCACCTGTGGCAACTGAACACCGACCTCAGACTGAACTACAAACTCAAAACAGACCACAAAGCaatgctgaatttttttcagtaactaCCAGGGAACATAAAGAACAGccatgtttgtctgtttatgaGCATCAATCTCAAGTGGCAAAGGCAAGAGCTGTAGAAAAACAAGTTGAGGGGAAATCAGAAATTCTCTGTAAAGACCCAAAAACAAGAGTTTCAATAAAGATGGAGGATAAGCCAAAGGAACATTCTGAGGAGGGACAATGTGCAGAGAAAATAGCTGAGCAGGAACTGGTGGCATCTTCTAAG AAGGTAGCTCACCTGAAGCAGGTGCCCCCAGTTGTGATGCAGAAAGAGGAAGTGAAGCCTCCAAAGAGATGTACATTCGATCAGATTGAGACGAAGGTTTACAGTCCTGATCGTACAGACTGGGAGATCTCTCTCTATGTAAAGGTACTCACACATGTCACGAGTAAATACTAA